One region of Alosa sapidissima isolate fAloSap1 chromosome 1, fAloSap1.pri, whole genome shotgun sequence genomic DNA includes:
- the LOC121724196 gene encoding uncharacterized protein LOC121724196 isoform X2, with protein sequence MPAFNRRLPESACIVERHRADLIGRITQVMPLADRLRSLGMLHVEAYEEIRAAKTSQEKMRELFKALDSGGDRVKSAFYCTLRDIHPYLLQDLEGQANRSRRKHLPSPPLAPEGMRGKHTVTEVPRGPTLMQILASFCFLLPFLHLIGQFSQGWMERYWRAWDEDNTHHTNVANAIYVELRGPHDRVYTAQIPHDSHESFQTEKGVDYCNGLFTGLPKKTIKQLQVMQNAAARVFGLRG encoded by the exons ATGCCAGCTTTCAATCGTAGGCTTCCAGAGA GTGCTTGCATTGTAGAGCGCCACCGAGCAGATCTCATTGGACGCATTACCCAAGTGATGCCTCTGGCTGACAGGCTGCGGTCACTGGGCATGCTCCATGTAGAGGCCTACGAAGAGATCCGCGCAGCCAAGACCAGCCAGGAGAAAATGAGGGAGCTCTTCAAAGCTCTGGACTCAGGGGGGGACAGAGTCAAATCTGCCTTTTACTGCACGCTCAGAGATATCCATCCCTACCTGCTTCAAGACCTGG AGGGCCAGGCGAACAGGAGCAGAAGGAAACATTTGCCCAGCCCTCCTCTCGCCCCCGAGGGGATGAGAGGCAAGCACACag TAACTGAAGTCCCAAGGGGACCGACACTAATGCAGATCCTAG CTTCCTTTTGTTTCCTCCTTCCTTTCCTCCACCTCATAG GGCAATTTAGTCAAGGCTGGATGGAAAG ATATTGGAGGGCCTGGGATgaggacaacacacaccacaccaacgTGGCCAACGCAATCTACGTAGAATTAAGAGGACCACATGACCGTGTTTATACTGCACAGATTCCACATGATAGTCATGAATCGTTCCAAACAGAAAAGGG ggttgattactgcaatggacttttcacaggccttcctaaaaagactatcaaacaaCTTCAGGTGatgcaaaatgcagcagctagggtgTTCGGTCTGCGTGGTTAA
- the LOC121724196 gene encoding apoptosis-associated speck-like protein containing a CARD isoform X3 — protein sequence MPAFNRRLPESACIVERHRADLIGRITQVMPLADRLRSLGMLHVEAYEEIRAAKTSQEKMRELFKALDSGGDRVKSAFYCTLRDIHPYLLQDLEGQANRSRRKHLPSPPLAPEGMRGKHTVTEVPRGPTLMQILASFCFLLPFLHLIGQFSQGWMER from the exons ATGCCAGCTTTCAATCGTAGGCTTCCAGAGA GTGCTTGCATTGTAGAGCGCCACCGAGCAGATCTCATTGGACGCATTACCCAAGTGATGCCTCTGGCTGACAGGCTGCGGTCACTGGGCATGCTCCATGTAGAGGCCTACGAAGAGATCCGCGCAGCCAAGACCAGCCAGGAGAAAATGAGGGAGCTCTTCAAAGCTCTGGACTCAGGGGGGGACAGAGTCAAATCTGCCTTTTACTGCACGCTCAGAGATATCCATCCCTACCTGCTTCAAGACCTGG AGGGCCAGGCGAACAGGAGCAGAAGGAAACATTTGCCCAGCCCTCCTCTCGCCCCCGAGGGGATGAGAGGCAAGCACACag TAACTGAAGTCCCAAGGGGACCGACACTAATGCAGATCCTAG CTTCCTTTTGTTTCCTCCTTCCTTTCCTCCACCTCATAG GGCAATTTAGTCAAGGCTGGATGGAAAG GTAG
- the LOC121724196 gene encoding uncharacterized protein LOC121724196 isoform X1 — MPAFNRRLPESACIVERHRADLIGRITQVMPLADRLRSLGMLHVEAYEEIRAAKTSQEKMRELFKALDSGGDRVKSAFYCTLRDIHPYLLQDLEGQANRSRRKHLPSPPLAPEGMRGKHTVTEVPRGPTLMQILASFCFLLPFLHLIGQFSQGWMERYWRAWDEDNTHHTNVANAIYVELRGPHDRVYTAQIPHDSHESFQTEKGQVTVKIYADDSHKKVLVSKAFDSDISVIVKNDNGNPYFVRSKYGKVWQEEEYKRLLIA; from the exons ATGCCAGCTTTCAATCGTAGGCTTCCAGAGA GTGCTTGCATTGTAGAGCGCCACCGAGCAGATCTCATTGGACGCATTACCCAAGTGATGCCTCTGGCTGACAGGCTGCGGTCACTGGGCATGCTCCATGTAGAGGCCTACGAAGAGATCCGCGCAGCCAAGACCAGCCAGGAGAAAATGAGGGAGCTCTTCAAAGCTCTGGACTCAGGGGGGGACAGAGTCAAATCTGCCTTTTACTGCACGCTCAGAGATATCCATCCCTACCTGCTTCAAGACCTGG AGGGCCAGGCGAACAGGAGCAGAAGGAAACATTTGCCCAGCCCTCCTCTCGCCCCCGAGGGGATGAGAGGCAAGCACACag TAACTGAAGTCCCAAGGGGACCGACACTAATGCAGATCCTAG CTTCCTTTTGTTTCCTCCTTCCTTTCCTCCACCTCATAG GGCAATTTAGTCAAGGCTGGATGGAAAG ATATTGGAGGGCCTGGGATgaggacaacacacaccacaccaacgTGGCCAACGCAATCTACGTAGAATTAAGAGGACCACATGACCGTGTTTATACTGCACAGATTCCACATGATAGTCATGAATCGTTCCAAACAGAAAAGGGGCAAGTCACCGTGAAGATTTATGCTGATGACAGCCATAAGAAGGTCCTTGTTAGCAAAGCATTTGATTCCGACATCAGTGTTATAGTGAAGAATGACAATGGTAATCCATATTTTGTCAGATCCAAGTATGGTAAAGTTTGGCAAGAAGAAGAATACAAACGATTACTTAttgcttaa